In the Nocardioides marmotae genome, GGAGTTCGTGGTGGCGCGGCGCGGGGCGCTGCTGCGCACGGCGTACCTGCTCACCGGCAGCCACGAGGACGCCGAGGACCTCGTCCAGGTGGCGCTGGTGAAGGTGGTGCCGCACTGGGCGCGGATCGCGGACCGACCCGAGCCGTACGTCCGGCGCGTGCTGGCCCGGGAGAGCGTGTCGCGGTGGCGGCGGCGCCGCTGGCGGGAGGTCAGCACCGCCGAGCCGCCCGAGGTGCGGGCGCTCGGGGACGGCGCCGGGGAGGCGTCCGACCGCGACCTGCTCCGGTCGGCGCTGGCCGCGCTGCCGCCGCGGCAGCGGGCGGTGATCGTGCTGCGCTACTACGAGGATCTCACCGAGCAGCAGACCGCGGAGGCGCTCGGCGTCGCGGTCGGCACCGTGAAGTCGCAGGCCCGCGAGGGGCTGGCGCGGCTGCGGGCGCTGGTCCCGCAGGCGGTCGACGGCGCGCCGACTACGGTGGAGGCATGATCGTGGCGTTCAGCATCAGCCCCACCACCGGCGACGAGACCGGGGGTGTCTCCGAGGCCGTCGCCGCCGCCGTCCGGGTGGTCCGCGAGTCCGGGCTGCCGAACGAGACGAACGCGATGTTCACCAACATCGAGGGGGAGTGGGACGAGGTGATGGCCGTGGTCAAGAAGGCCGTCGACGTCGTCGCCGAGGTCTCCCCGCGGGTGGGTCTCGTGCTCAAGGCCGACATCCGGCCCGGGTTCACCGGCCAGCTCAGCGCCAAGGTCGAGCGGGTCGAGCGCGCGCTCGAGCAGGCGTGAGCCAGCCGCCGTCCGGGCCGCCGGTGGGGCCGCCGGTGGGGCCGCCCGCCGGACCGCCGGTGGGGCCGCCTGTGGGCCCTCCGGTGGGGCCGCCGACCGATCCTCCCGCCGGGCCGCCGTCGCCGCAGCGGGACCGGTTCAGCGTCGTCGCGCTGGCCTCGATCGCGGTGGCGGCGCTGCTCCTCGTCGCGGTCGGGGTGCCGGTCGCGGTGGGGCAGATGCGCTCCGAGGAGGCCGCGGACGTCGAGCGCGACCTCAGCGAGGTCGTGGCCGTCGAGGACCTCAGCACCGAGCACACCACCGGTGACGTGACGTACCCCCACACCCCGCCGATCGGCGGACCGCATCACCCGCGGTGGCTGGACTGCGGCGTGTACGACGAGCCGGTGCGCGAGGAGAACGTCGTGCACGACCTCGAGCACGGCACCGTCTGGATCACCTACGACCCCGACCTCTCTGCGGACGACGTCGCGGCGCTGGCCGAGCAGCTGCCCGCCAACGGCATCCTCTCGCCCTACCCGGACCTGCCCGCTCCCGTCGTCGTCACGGTCTGGGGCCGCCAGCTGCGCCTGGTCGGCGCGGATGACCCGCGGCTGGGGCTCTTCGTGGAGACCTTCGGCGGCGGCGAGACCGCCCCCGAGCCGTTCGCGTCCTGCGCCGGCGGCGTCCCCGACCCGCAGGGCGGCGAGGGCACCGGCACTGAGGGCGCCACGGTCTGAGCGGCCCCCGGAGCGGGCACGGACCGGGCATGGACTCCGAGACCAGGACCTACCGGACCGGCGCCGAGGACACCGTGCTCGACCTGACGCGGGACTGCGCGGACTTCGTGCGCGGCCGCGGGGACGGGCTGCTCCACCTGTTCGTGCCGCACGCGACGGCCGGGCTGGCGATCCTCGAGACCGGCTCCGGCAGCGACGACGACCTGCTCGCCGCCCTCGGCGACCTGCTGCCGGCCGACGACCGCTGGCGCCACCGGCACGGCACCCCTGGCCATGGCCGCTCCCACGTGATGCCGGCGCTGGTCCCGCCGTACGCCTCGGTGCCGGTGCTCGGCGGGGAGCTCGCGCTCGGGACCTGGCAGAGCATCTGCCTGGTCGACCTCAACGTCGACAACCATCAGCGGCACGTCCGGTTCAGCTTCCTGGCCGGCTGAGGGCGGGCGGGCGTGCCTGTGCCCCGCCGGTCGGGTGGTCCGGCGGGGTCGGGGGCGTTGGGCTATGTCGGGGGCGGTTCGGGGCCGAGGTCGTGGGTGCCGTGGTGGTCGACGCGGTAGGTGAGGCCGGTGGGGCTGCGCCACTGGAACGTTCCCGGCGAGGGTGACTGCTGTGACCAGCCGGCGTGGGTCTTGGCGCGGTGGTGGCGTCTGCAGAGTGGGGCGATGTTCTCGGTCGCTGTCGGTCCGCCCCTGGCGTGGGGGATGACGTGGTCGTCGTCGATCCGGCTGGTGGCGTGGGCGGGTCGGGTGCACCAGGGGAAGACGCAGTGCAGGTCGCGGAGCCGGGTCTGGGTCGAGAGGCGGTCGGGGACCTCGTAGGCCTCGACGTGGATCCGCTCGGCCAGGTCGATGACGGGCTTCACGGTGATCGTGGCCTGTCCTCGTGCAGCTCTTATGCACCAGTCGGCGAGCTGGGTGGTGAGCACGAACCCGCGGATGTTCTCCACGCGGGTGATGTCATCCAGGGTCCCGTCCGGGTGCTGGTGGACGTGGACCACGAGGGGCTTGGGGTCGGTGTCGAACTCGAGCTGCATCTGCCGCCTGGCCATGTCACCCAGGGCGACTGACCGGCGGGCATCCAGGGTGTCGGTGCACCCCAGCTGCTCCAGCCTCGCCGCGCCCTTCGCCAGCGCGTCGTCGAGGTCGAGCGCATCGGCCAGGTCGAGGGTCGCCCAGACGTCGACGTGCCCGTCGAAGGACACCTGCCGGGACTGGATCGTGACGTGCCGGGCCTCGGCCCGTTCGGTCGCCACCCGCTGCGCCTCGTCGGGATCGAACCGGACCAACGCCTCCTCCAGCAACCGCTCCAACGCCGCCGGCCCGATCGTCGAGGCGACCGGGGCGAGGTGGGTGTCGACGAACGCGGCGCCCTTCTTCGGCAGGTGCAGCGTCCGCCGCGCCAGCGACCGGGCCTTCCACGCGGGCAGATCGAGCGAGGTCACCTTCGCCCACAGCTTCGGCAGCCGGTACCGCAGCTCGAGCGCCTCGGCGAGGTAGGCGCGGCCGGCGTCCTCCGACTTCCCCAGCCCGGCCGCGAACTCGACCACCGCGAACTCGGTCACGAACGGAGCACCCTCACCCGCGAGGCAGACGGGCTTGTCACCGAACCCACGGAACACCGACCGCGTCGCTGCCTCGTCCAACGACTCCGCCGGGTGCAGCACGCACCACTGGACCGCTGCCTCCAGGAGACGGGCTTCTGCGGCGTCGGCCGCCTTCTGCTCGGCCCGGGCGGACGCGAGCACGTCGGCTGGGGTGTCCAGCGGGTGCTCGAGCGTCGCGATCAAGGCCATGCCTCATTCTACTCGAACACGCGCTCGAATGAAAGGGATCTACTCGAACATCTTTCGAGCTCGCCGCTGGCTGAACCCGCCGACCCGAAGCGGCGGCCAGGTGGCCGGCAACGGCGCGCAACAAACGGCGTACCTCGCCCCATAGCTGCCAAGACCGCAACCACCGACGGCCTGCAGGCCGAAGTTCGGCTCACGGGGCCTCGACACGTCGGCGCTAGCGCGCCTCCTGCTCGACCAGCGGGTGGCGCTGGGGCGCCTCCTGCTCGACCAGCTGGACGGGCCAAGCCGATCGGGATGCCTCGAACACATGTTCGATAGCCTGGGGCCATGAACCACGTCGCTCCACCCGGCTGGCCCGAGCAGGTGAGGCCGCCGGACGCCCCGGAGTGGGAGCGGACGGCGGTGGGATGGCTGCTCGACCAGTGCCCGCCGGAGTACCGCGGGCACACGGTCCTGCGCCGGCACCCGGTCGCGCTGGCGCGCCTGACCGCCTGGCACGTCGAGGCCTGCCAGGCGGGCGCCCGGCGCGGGCTGGCGGAGGCGCGGACCGCGCTGCGCGACGCGCTGCCGATGGACGCGGTGGAGGCGACGATCGCCGCGCTGTTGACCGAGCAGGCGCGGCTCGAGGGCGTCCGGCGCGCGGCCGGCCTGGTCGAGGTGGCGCTGCGCGGACGACGGTTCCCCGCGCGCCTGCCCGGGCTAGGTTCGCGGCATGAGTGAGCCGACCCGCTTCGCCGCCGTCCTGCTCGTCGACCGCCGCGGCTGGGTGCTCCTCCAGGAGCGCGACGAGCACGCGGCCATCGACCCCGAGACGTGGGGGATGCCCGGCGGCCACGTCGAGGACGGCGAGGGCTTCGAGGAGGCGGCCTACCGCGAGCTGGCCGAGGAGACCGGCGTACGGCTGGCGCCGGGGGAGCTGCAGTTCTGGCGGGAGTTCGCCACCGAGCACGCGTCGTACGGCGTGGGCTCGATGCAGGTCTACGTCGCCGAGGTCGACCTCACCGACGACGACATCGTGTGCGGCGAGGGACGCCGCATCGTGTTCGTCGACCCGGCGGTGGTGCCGCGGCTGGAGCTGACCGGGGCGACGTACGACGCCCTCCCGGCGTTCCTCTCCAGCGAGCTCTACAGCACGATGGCCCCATGACCACCGCGAGCAGCACGGGCCTGACCGTCCACCCCGTCCCCGGGCAGGGCGCCGAGGACGTCGTCGTCGCGACCTCCGGGCCCGACGAGGGGTGCGTCTTCACCGGCACCGAGGACGGCAGCATCTTCCGGGTCTCCCCGGACGGCGCGCGGATCGACCGCGTCGCGCACACCGGCGGGCGGCCGCTGGGCATCGAGCTCGACGGCGACGGCCGGCTGCTCGTGTGCGACGCCAAGCGCGGCGTGCTGCGCGTCGACCCCTCGACCGGTGGCGTCGAGACGGTCACCGACCGGGTCGGCGGGCAGCCGATGGTCTTCTGCAACAACGCCGCGATCGCCGGCGACGGGACGGTGTGGTTCTCCGACTCCTCCACCCGCTACGGCATCGAGCGGTGGAAGGACGACTTCATCCAGGTCACCCGCACCGGCCGGCTGATGCGGATGGCGACCGACGGCACCGTCGAGGTCGTGCTCGACGGGCTCGCCTTCGCCAACGGCGTCGCGCTGAGCAAGGACGAGGACTTCGTCTGCGTCGCCGAGACCGGCGCGCGTACCGTCGTACGACGGTGGCTGACCGGCGACCGCGCCGGGATGCGCGACCTGCTGTGCCAGAACCTCCCCGGCTACCCCGACAACATCGCCCGCGGCAGCGACGGGCTGATCTGGGTGACGCTGGCCAGCCCGCGCGACACCGTCGTCGAGCGGCTCCAGACCGCGCCGCTGCGGGTGCGGAAGCTGGTCACGCGCATCCCCGCGAAGCTGCAGCCCCAGCCCGCGCGCACCGTCCGGGTGCAGGCCTACGACGACGCCGGCCGGCTCGTCCACGACCTCGACCTGCCCAGCGACGGCTTCCACATGGTGACCGGGGTGCGCGAGCACGACGGCCGGGTCTGGATGGGCAGCCTGCACGAGCCGGCGATCGCGGCGCACGACCTGTGACCTCCTAGACTCGCGGCATGTCGCTCCTCGACTCCATCTCCGGTCCGCGCGACCTGCGTGAGCTCACCCCCGAGGAGCTCGACGCGCTCGCGTCCGAGATCCGCGACCTGCTCGTGCAGACCTGCTCGCTGATCGGCGGCCACCTCGGGCCGAACCTCGGCGTCGTCGAGCTGACCCTCGCGATCCACCGCGTCTTCGACAGCCCGCGCGACCGGATCGTGCTCGACACCGGCCACCAGTCCTACGTCCACAAGATCCTCACCGGTCGCGGCGGGCAGTTCGACGGGCTGCGCAAGGAGGGTGGCCTCTCGGGCTACCCCAGCCAGGCCGAGTCCGAGCACGACGTCGTCGAGAACTCCCACGCCTCGACCGCCCTGTCCTACGCCGACGGCCTGGCCAAGGCCTTCGCGATCCGCGGCGAGGACCGGCACACCGTCGCGGTCATCGGCGACGGCGCGCTGACCGGCGGCATGGCCTGGGAGGCGCTCAACAACATCGCGATCGCCAAGGACAGCCGGCTGGTCATCGTCGTCAACGACAACGGCCGCTCCTACACCCCGACCATCGGCGGGCTCGCCAACGCACTGACCACGCTGCGCACCAACCCGCGCTACGAGCAGGTCCTCGACCTGGTCAAGAAGCGGCTCAACGCCGTCCCGGGCGTCGGCCCGGCGGCGTACGACGCGCTCCACGCGATGAAGAAGGGCCTCAAGGACGCGCTCGCGCCGCAGGGGCTCTTCGAGGACCTCGGCCTGAAGTACGTCGGCCCGGTCGACGGCCACGACACCGCCGCGATGGAGGCGGCGCTGGAGAAGGCCAAGCGCTTCGGCGGCCCGGTGATCGTCCACGCGCTGACCCGCAAGGGCTTCGGGTACGACGCCGCCGAGAAGCACGAGGCCGACCAGTTCCACTCCCCGCAGCCCTTCGACATCGAGACCGGCGAGGAGAAGGCCCGCGGCCGGATCTGGACCGACGTGTTCGCCGACGAGATCGTCCGGATCGGGCAGCGCCGCAAGGACGTCGTGGCGATCACCGCCGCGATGATGCACCCGGTCGGGCTCGACCACTTCCAGGCCCGGTTCCCCGAGCGGACCTTCGACGTCGGCATCGCCGAGCAGCACGCCGCGACCTCCGCGGCCGGCCTCGCCATGGGCGGGCTGCACCCCGTGGTGGCGGTCTACGCGACGTTCCTCAACCGTGCCTTCGACCAGGTCCTCATGGACTGCGCGCTGCACCGCACCGGCGTGACCTTCGTGCTCGACCGCGCGGGCGTCACCGGTGACGACGGCGCCTCGCACAACGGCATGTGGGACATGTCGATCCTCCAGGTCGTCCCGGGCCTGCGTCTCGCCGCCCCGCGCGACGCCGCGCGCCTGCGCGAGCTGCTCAACGAGGCGGTCGAGGTCGACGACGCGCCGACCGTGGTCCGGTTCCCCAAGGGTCCGCCGCCGGCGGACGTCGAGGCGATCGGCAAGGCCGGCGGTGCCGACGTGCTCGTGCGCAACGGCCCGAAGGACGTGCTGGTCGTCGCGGTCGGCTCGATGAACGAGGTCGCCCTCGGTGTCGCCGACCGGCTCGTCGCCCAGGGGATCGGCGTCACCGTCGTCGACCCGCGCTGGGTCAAGCCCGTCGACCCCGCGATCGTCGAGCTGGCGCGCGAGCACCGGCTCGTCGTCTCCATCGAGGACAACGGCGTGGTGGGCGGCTGCGGCGCCGTGCTGCTGCAGACCCTCGTCGAGGCCGGCGTCACCACGCCGGTGCGGCTGCGCGGCATCCCGCAGGAGTTCCTCCAGCACGCCAAGCGCGCCGCGATCCTCGAGCGCATCGGGCTGACGCCGCAGGCGCTGGCTCTCGACATCGTCGAGTACATGACCTCCGCGGACGTTGGTCGTTTACCCGTCGATGCCGACCACACCGTCTGAGCGGTCCCTCAGGCCCCACCGGCCCCGCAGCCCCCGCCGCTCTCGGCGGCTCGCGGCCCAGGTCGCCTGCTGGGCGCTGCTGGCCGGGGCGCTGCCGGCCTGCTCGCTGGTCGGCGGCGACGAGGACCCGGCCACCTCGGCCGAGGCCGCCGGCCCGCCCGCGGCGGCCGACGTCGTGGCGGGGCTGCGCCGGGCGCTGGAGCGCCGGGCCGACGCCGTACGACGTGGTGACCGGCGCGCCTTCGCCGCCGGCCTCGCACGCCGTACCCCGCAGGTGCGCGAGCAGCAGCTGACCTGGTTCGACAACCTCGCCCAGCTGCCGCTGGCCGAGCTCGGGTACGCCTTCGACCGGCAGAACATCGTCCGCCGCGGCGACGCCTACTGGGTCGTGGTGGAGCAGTCGATGCAGCTGGCCGGGTACGACGACCAGCCGGTCGTCAGCCACGACCGCTTCCTGTTTCGGCCCGCACCGCGCAACGAGCGGCGGATGCTGCTCGCCTCGGTGACCGACGACGCGTGGGAGGACGAGCACGACGTGCGCCCGCAGCCGTGGGACCTCGGGCCGGTCCAGGTCCGCGGCGGGCTCGGGGTGCTCGGGGTCTTCGACGCCGGGAGCGTCGGCTCCGCGGCCGGCGTGATCGCCTCGGTCGAGCGGGGCATCGCGGACGTCTCGGCCGCGCTGCCCGAGCCGTGGCGGCGCACCGTCGTGGTCTACGCGCTGTCCTCGACGGAGTTCCTGCAGACGATCGAGGAGCTCCCCGGCGGCGACCCCGAGCGCCTCGACGGGGTCGCCTTCCCCGTCGCCGCCGGCCCGGGGCAGGCCGGCGCGGCCGCGACGCGCTTCGCGCTCCACCCGCGGATGCTCGCGCGCTCGGGGCCCCAGCGGGACCGGCTGGTGCGCCACGAGCTGGTCCACGTGGCGCTGGGCGAGCGCGACGACGAGGCGCCGGTCTGGCTGAGCGAGGGGATCGCCGAGTACGTCTCGGTCCGCCCGGTCGACCCCGCGGACCGGGTCGTCGCCGAGGCCGCGCTGGGCCGGGCGGTCGAGGGCGTCGACGGGCTCCCGGTGGGGGAGTCCTTCACCGCGGCGGGGGACGCGCCGGTGGCGAGCTACGGCCTGTCGTGGTGGGTCTGCGAGTACGTCGCCGGCTCGTTCGGCGAGGAGGCGCTGTGGGCGCTGCTCGACGCCTTCGGGTCACCCGGCGCCGACGAGGACGAGGTGCTCACGCGGGTCCTGGGGCTCACCGCCGACCAGCTCGCCGACCGGGCGGCGCGTCTGATGGTCGCCACGTTCGTGCCGGGGGCCGGCCCGGGCTCCGGTCCGGAGGTCGGGGATCAGGACCCGGGCGCGCCCTCGGGTGTCTCGTCGCCCTCGCCCTCGGCCCCGGCCCGGCCCTCGAGCTCGGCCTTGCGGCGCCGCTCGGCCTCGTAGCGCCGGCGCTGCTCCTCGGCCCGCGCCCGGACCTGCCGGAGGAACTCCTCGTCCTTCGCCGGGTCGCTCGCCGCCAACCGGCCGGGCCGCTCGTACTCCGGGAACCCCGGCGCCCCGCCCCGCTCCCGGCTCAGCCGCTGCGCCGTGGCGGGTCGGCCGGCGACGAGCCAGGCGATCGACCCGACGAGCGGGAAGAGCAACACGATCACGATCCACGCCCACTTCGGCAGGTACCGCACCCGCGCCTGGTCGCTGACGATCGCGTCGACGAGGCAGTAGGCCCACAGCAGGAAGAGGAGCACCCCGGGAAGCAGCTTGATCACCGCCGCAGTCTCGCCGAGGCCGGCCCGTCCCGTCCCCACCGTGTCCGTCCTGTGACCTGGCCGGCTCCGCTGGTCGAGCAGCGAGCCCTGGCGGCCACCCGCTGGTCGAGCAGCGAGCCTTGGCGGCCACCCGCTGGTCGAGCAGCGAGCCCTGGCGAGCGTGTCGAGGCCCGGTGAG is a window encoding:
- a CDS encoding SigE family RNA polymerase sigma factor; this translates as MAGPDTSRAGFEEFVVARRGALLRTAYLLTGSHEDAEDLVQVALVKVVPHWARIADRPEPYVRRVLARESVSRWRRRRWREVSTAEPPEVRALGDGAGEASDRDLLRSALAALPPRQRAVIVLRYYEDLTEQQTAEALGVAVGTVKSQAREGLARLRALVPQAVDGAPTTVEA
- a CDS encoding DUF3105 domain-containing protein; amino-acid sequence: MGPPVGPPTDPPAGPPSPQRDRFSVVALASIAVAALLLVAVGVPVAVGQMRSEEAADVERDLSEVVAVEDLSTEHTTGDVTYPHTPPIGGPHHPRWLDCGVYDEPVREENVVHDLEHGTVWITYDPDLSADDVAALAEQLPANGILSPYPDLPAPVVVTVWGRQLRLVGADDPRLGLFVETFGGGETAPEPFASCAGGVPDPQGGEGTGTEGATV
- a CDS encoding NUDIX domain-containing protein, translating into MSEPTRFAAVLLVDRRGWVLLQERDEHAAIDPETWGMPGGHVEDGEGFEEAAYRELAEETGVRLAPGELQFWREFATEHASYGVGSMQVYVAEVDLTDDDIVCGEGRRIVFVDPAVVPRLELTGATYDALPAFLSSELYSTMAP
- a CDS encoding thiamine-binding protein; amino-acid sequence: MIVAFSISPTTGDETGGVSEAVAAAVRVVRESGLPNETNAMFTNIEGEWDEVMAVVKKAVDVVAEVSPRVGLVLKADIRPGFTGQLSAKVERVERALEQA
- a CDS encoding PLD nuclease N-terminal domain-containing protein codes for the protein MIKLLPGVLLFLLWAYCLVDAIVSDQARVRYLPKWAWIVIVLLFPLVGSIAWLVAGRPATAQRLSRERGGAPGFPEYERPGRLAASDPAKDEEFLRQVRARAEEQRRRYEAERRRKAELEGRAGAEGEGDETPEGAPGS
- a CDS encoding SMP-30/gluconolactonase/LRE family protein gives rise to the protein MTTASSTGLTVHPVPGQGAEDVVVATSGPDEGCVFTGTEDGSIFRVSPDGARIDRVAHTGGRPLGIELDGDGRLLVCDAKRGVLRVDPSTGGVETVTDRVGGQPMVFCNNAAIAGDGTVWFSDSSTRYGIERWKDDFIQVTRTGRLMRMATDGTVEVVLDGLAFANGVALSKDEDFVCVAETGARTVVRRWLTGDRAGMRDLLCQNLPGYPDNIARGSDGLIWVTLASPRDTVVERLQTAPLRVRKLVTRIPAKLQPQPARTVRVQAYDDAGRLVHDLDLPSDGFHMVTGVREHDGRVWMGSLHEPAIAAHDL
- a CDS encoding YjbQ family protein, whose translation is MDSETRTYRTGAEDTVLDLTRDCADFVRGRGDGLLHLFVPHATAGLAILETGSGSDDDLLAALGDLLPADDRWRHRHGTPGHGRSHVMPALVPPYASVPVLGGELALGTWQSICLVDLNVDNHQRHVRFSFLAG
- a CDS encoding HNH endonuclease signature motif containing protein gives rise to the protein MALIATLEHPLDTPADVLASARAEQKAADAAEARLLEAAVQWCVLHPAESLDEAATRSVFRGFGDKPVCLAGEGAPFVTEFAVVEFAAGLGKSEDAGRAYLAEALELRYRLPKLWAKVTSLDLPAWKARSLARRTLHLPKKGAAFVDTHLAPVASTIGPAALERLLEEALVRFDPDEAQRVATERAEARHVTIQSRQVSFDGHVDVWATLDLADALDLDDALAKGAARLEQLGCTDTLDARRSVALGDMARRQMQLEFDTDPKPLVVHVHQHPDGTLDDITRVENIRGFVLTTQLADWCIRAARGQATITVKPVIDLAERIHVEAYEVPDRLSTQTRLRDLHCVFPWCTRPAHATSRIDDDHVIPHARGGPTATENIAPLCRRHHRAKTHAGWSQQSPSPGTFQWRSPTGLTYRVDHHGTHDLGPEPPPT
- a CDS encoding peptidase MA family metallohydrolase, producing MPTTPSERSLRPHRPRSPRRSRRLAAQVACWALLAGALPACSLVGGDEDPATSAEAAGPPAAADVVAGLRRALERRADAVRRGDRRAFAAGLARRTPQVREQQLTWFDNLAQLPLAELGYAFDRQNIVRRGDAYWVVVEQSMQLAGYDDQPVVSHDRFLFRPAPRNERRMLLASVTDDAWEDEHDVRPQPWDLGPVQVRGGLGVLGVFDAGSVGSAAGVIASVERGIADVSAALPEPWRRTVVVYALSSTEFLQTIEELPGGDPERLDGVAFPVAAGPGQAGAAATRFALHPRMLARSGPQRDRLVRHELVHVALGERDDEAPVWLSEGIAEYVSVRPVDPADRVVAEAALGRAVEGVDGLPVGESFTAAGDAPVASYGLSWWVCEYVAGSFGEEALWALLDAFGSPGADEDEVLTRVLGLTADQLADRAARLMVATFVPGAGPGSGPEVGDQDPGAPSGVSSPSPSAPARPSSSALRRRSAS
- the dxs gene encoding 1-deoxy-D-xylulose-5-phosphate synthase translates to MSLLDSISGPRDLRELTPEELDALASEIRDLLVQTCSLIGGHLGPNLGVVELTLAIHRVFDSPRDRIVLDTGHQSYVHKILTGRGGQFDGLRKEGGLSGYPSQAESEHDVVENSHASTALSYADGLAKAFAIRGEDRHTVAVIGDGALTGGMAWEALNNIAIAKDSRLVIVVNDNGRSYTPTIGGLANALTTLRTNPRYEQVLDLVKKRLNAVPGVGPAAYDALHAMKKGLKDALAPQGLFEDLGLKYVGPVDGHDTAAMEAALEKAKRFGGPVIVHALTRKGFGYDAAEKHEADQFHSPQPFDIETGEEKARGRIWTDVFADEIVRIGQRRKDVVAITAAMMHPVGLDHFQARFPERTFDVGIAEQHAATSAAGLAMGGLHPVVAVYATFLNRAFDQVLMDCALHRTGVTFVLDRAGVTGDDGASHNGMWDMSILQVVPGLRLAAPRDAARLRELLNEAVEVDDAPTVVRFPKGPPPADVEAIGKAGGADVLVRNGPKDVLVVAVGSMNEVALGVADRLVAQGIGVTVVDPRWVKPVDPAIVELAREHRLVVSIEDNGVVGGCGAVLLQTLVEAGVTTPVRLRGIPQEFLQHAKRAAILERIGLTPQALALDIVEYMTSADVGRLPVDADHTV